The proteins below are encoded in one region of Juglans microcarpa x Juglans regia isolate MS1-56 chromosome 4D, Jm3101_v1.0, whole genome shotgun sequence:
- the LOC121259482 gene encoding pentatricopeptide repeat-containing protein At5g64320, mitochondrial-like isoform X1, which translates to MIRRPISLGRIPLRSLTQTLTSSLCSNPRQSPFPSTPQALSSPSFRILISRYSYSSKQNKEEANDLVSLFNRDTITPPKLFVVQPRLRPDTFLQAKLNEALCLANSLEEQRDGYFDIDFFEKALPSHVVVQNPAAKAHMARADTYFGPGTVETIKCSLYAAESKGEVDAVFVNTILSGVQQRNLERAWDRPVLDRVGLIIEIFNGHAFIKEAKLQAELAALTYQKTSLVHVHGLDGRYTFGATEEAEVVSACGNHFFAEWSYIAGEEVGGVALLVVQEKQNFSFKDEGSLHNTNASTIYCFLIGLYNRENPHCLFATVDPRLRSVILPSVAVKLSPLAISKRIPNRVNLNAFFSSVSCANGIDIFLVNNQNLPTSSAFELNVQFLRNKISPDNLIRVLDNTSDVNSAMRLFKWATLQKPFSHTADTYYRIILKLGMAGNVKEMEELCQNMVKDRCPGCEEALVALVGTFVRRCRLNEAVRVVLNMNFGGHKPVIDAFNAVLGALVEGKRDLHDVMFVYKEMVKAGMVPTIDTLNCLLEALFEANKIESALDQFRRMNKKGCNPNVRTFEIVIKGLVEKSRVDEAVIVLGEMFELGSQPDLSFYSCTIPLFCRENKPEEGIRLFRLMRASKFVPDSFICEALMQCLCENLGLDDAMIISKELIESDINLSANVLVDMIDGFCKLGKINEAIKFLEGKYAFETSPHNALLNGCCNAGKFSVAKGLIEKMSERNMANCDSWNILIRWLSENAGIGKVYEVLGKMVVSSCVPDCTTYLALVIGNCRWNKYDDALKLFSEIRAKCWVLDSVSYSKLVEGLCRVERTLEATEVFCYMSGKRCSLQSSSFDVLIKGICSTGKVSQAIKLRQMAYYSGTPCNTATHSAIMLELFKLGKAKDVLVALSQMLVEGCSLDLEIYSTLIQSMSSLNQIKDCVLFFNMMVNEGLVPDSDCLFDLLLCIANHSQLCMVSSAIDKLISKSAILNPEIYNMLINGFLKEGNKHEACRLLDLMLEKGWVPDASTHGLLIGSVIREETEKGAFAYDNSAVQDTVSNILAEGLGQM; encoded by the exons ATGATCAGAAGACCCATTTCTCTCGGACGAATCCCCCTCAGGTCTCTCACGCAAACCCTAACTTCTTCACTCTGTTCAAACCCACGACAATCACCATTTCCTTCTACTCCTCAAGCTCTATCTTCCCCGTCATTCCGCATTCTCATCTCGCGTTACTCGTACTCCTCGAAGCAGAACAAGGAGGAAGCAAACGACCTCGTCTCACTCTTCAACAGGGATACCATAACCCCTCCCAAGCTCTTCGTTGTCCAGCCCCGCCTTCGCCCTGATACCTTCTTGCAGGCTAAGCTCAACGAAGCTCTCTGCCTCGCCAACTCTCTCGAGGAACAGCGAGATGGATACTTCGACATCGATTTCTTCGAAAAGGCCTTGCCCTCACATGTTGTTGTTCAAAACCCAGCTGCCAAAGCTCACATGGCTCGCGCAG ACACATATTTTGGGCCAGGGACAGTTGAGACTATCAAATGCAGTCTATATGCTGCTGAATCAAAG GGTGAAGTGGATGCTGTTTTTGTAAATACGATACTCTCTGGGGTTCAGCAACGGAATTTGGAG CGAGCATGGGACAGACCTGTACTAGATCGTGTGGGTCTTATAATAGAGATATTTAATGGTCATGCTTTTATAAAGGAGGCAAAGTTACAG GCTGAATTAGCAGCTCTAACATACCAGAAAACAAGTCTTGTTCACGTACATGGCCTAGATGGACGCTACACTTTTGGAGCAACTGAAGAAGCTGAAGTTGTTAGTGCCTGCGG GAACCACTTTTTTGCTGAATGGAGTTACATTGCAGGAGAGGAAGTGGGGGGCGTGGCTTTATTAGTGGTGCAGGAGAAACAGAACTTCAGCTTCAAAGACGAAGGTTCGCTTCATAATACTAATGCCTCAACTATATACTGCTTCCTCATTGGTCTTTATAACAGGGAAAATCCACATTG CTTGTTTGCGACAGTTGATCCTAGGTTAAGAAGTGTTATTCTTCCTTCAGTGGCTGTAAAGCTCTCGCCTTTAGCTATTTCCAAGAGAATCCCCAATCGGGTCAATCTAAATGcattcttttcttcagtttcctGCGCTAATGGCATCGATATTTTCCTGGTAAACAATCAGAACCTACCCACCTCGTCTGCTTTTGAACTAAATGTCCAGTTTTTAAGGAATAAGATTTCACCGGATAACTTGATCAGAGTTTTGGACAATACCAGTGATGTAAACTCAGCAATGAGGTTATTCAAATGGGCGACCCTCCAAAAGCCGTTCTCCCACACTGCCGATACTTATTATCGGATAATTCTGAAGTTAGGTATGGCTGGAAATGTTAAGGAGATGGAGGAGCTTTGTCAGAATATGGTCAAAGATAGATGCCCAGGTTGTGAGGAGGCTCTTGTGGCATTGGTTGGTACCTTTGTTAGGCGTTGTAGGCTAAATGAAGCAGTACGGGTTGTTCTTAATATGAATTTTGGTGGTCACAAGCCTGTGATAGATGCATTTAACGCTGTATTGGGTGCTCTAGTGGAGGGGAAGAGAGACCTTCATGATGTGATGTTTGTTTATAAGGAAATGGTGAAGGCAGGAATGGTACCTACGATTGATACATTAAACTGTTTGCTGGAAGCTTTGTTTGAGGCCAATAAGATTGAGTCTGCTTTGGATCAGTTTAGGAGAATGAACAAGAAAGGGTGCAATCCTAATGTGAGGACCTTTGAGATAGTCATAAAGGGTCTTGTTGAGAAAAGCCGGGTGGATGAAGCTGTTATTGTTTTAGGTGAAATGTTTGAACTCGGCAGTCAGCCTGATTTGAGTTTCTATTCCTGCACAATACCTTTATTTTGTAGGGAAAATAAGCCTGAAGAAGGGATTAGGTTGTTTCGATTGATGAGAGCTTCTAAGTTTGTTCCGGATTCATTCATCTGCGAGGCCTTGATGCAGTGTTTGTGTGAGAACCTTGGGCTGGATGATGCAATGATCATTTCCAAAGAGTTGATAGAAAGTGATATAAACCTGTCTGCTAATGTACTTGTGGATATGATAGATGGTTTTTGTAAATTAgggaaaataaatgaagcaATAAAGTTCTTGGAAGGCAAATATGCTTTTGAAACTTCACCACACAATGCATTGCTCAATGGTTGCTGCAATGCCGGTAAATTTTCTGTGGCAAAAGGTCTGATTGAGAAAATGTCTGAGAGGAACATGGCCAACTGCGATTCTTGGAATATTCTGATCAGGTGGCTTAGCGAGAATGCAGGGATTGGAAAAGTATATGAAGTTCTCGGAAAAATGGTAGTATCTTCATGTGTTCCTGACTGTACCACGTACCTGGCTCTAGTTATTGGCAATTGTAGATGGAACAAGTATGATGATGCTCTGAAGCTATTTAGTGAGATTCGTGCGAAATGCTGGGTTTTGGATTCTGTatcttattctaaactagttgAAGGGCTTTGCAGGGTTGAAAGGACTCTAGAGGCTACTGAAGTGTTTTGCTATATGTCTGGTAAAAGATGCTCTCTTCAATCTTCTTCCTTTGATGTGTTGATCAAGGGTATTTGTTCCACAGGAAAGGTCAGTCAAGCAATAAAGTTACGACAGATGGCTTATTATTCTGGTACTCCTTGTAATACTGCAACTCACAGCGCCATTATGCTCGAGTTGTTTAAGCTAGGGAAGGCAAAAGATGTGTTAGTGGCACTCTCACAAATGCTGGTAGAGGGCTGCAGTCTTGATCTGGAAATATATAGCACCCTCATACAAAGCATGAGTTCACTGAATCAAATAAAAGATTGTGTgttgttttttaatatgatgGTCAATGAGGGTTTGGTACCTGATTCTGATTGTCTATTTGATCTACTTTTGTGTATAGCCAACCATTCTCAGCTGTGTATGGTTTCAAGTGCAATTGATAAACTTATTTCTAAGTCTGCAATTCTAAATCCAGAAATTTACAACATGCTGATTAATGGCTTCTTGAAGGAGGGCAATAAACATGAAGCATGTCGATTATTGGATTTGATGTTGGAAAAAGGTTGGGTCCCAGATGCTTCCACTCATGGATTGCTGATTGGATCTGTAATTAGAGAGGAAACAGAAAAGGGGGCATTTGCCTATGATAATTCCGCTGTACAAGATACTGTTAGTAACATACTTGCAGAGGGTTTAGGACAAATGTGA
- the LOC121259482 gene encoding pentatricopeptide repeat-containing protein At1g63130, mitochondrial-like isoform X2 — MIRRPISLGRIPLRSLTQTLTSSLCSNPRQSPFPSTPQALSSPSFRILISRYSYSSKQNKEEANDLVSLFNRDTITPPKLFVVQPRLRPDTFLQAKLNEALCLANSLEEQRDGYFDIDFFEKALPSHVVVQNPAAKAHMARADTYFGPGTVETIKCSLYAAESKGEVDAVFVNTILSGVQQRNLERAWDRPVLDRVGLIIEIFNGHAFIKEAKLQAELAALTYQKTSLVHVHGLDGRYTFGATEEAEVVSACGRGSGGRGFISGAGETELQLQRRSLFATVDPRLRSVILPSVAVKLSPLAISKRIPNRVNLNAFFSSVSCANGIDIFLVNNQNLPTSSAFELNVQFLRNKISPDNLIRVLDNTSDVNSAMRLFKWATLQKPFSHTADTYYRIILKLGMAGNVKEMEELCQNMVKDRCPGCEEALVALVGTFVRRCRLNEAVRVVLNMNFGGHKPVIDAFNAVLGALVEGKRDLHDVMFVYKEMVKAGMVPTIDTLNCLLEALFEANKIESALDQFRRMNKKGCNPNVRTFEIVIKGLVEKSRVDEAVIVLGEMFELGSQPDLSFYSCTIPLFCRENKPEEGIRLFRLMRASKFVPDSFICEALMQCLCENLGLDDAMIISKELIESDINLSANVLVDMIDGFCKLGKINEAIKFLEGKYAFETSPHNALLNGCCNAGKFSVAKGLIEKMSERNMANCDSWNILIRWLSENAGIGKVYEVLGKMVVSSCVPDCTTYLALVIGNCRWNKYDDALKLFSEIRAKCWVLDSVSYSKLVEGLCRVERTLEATEVFCYMSGKRCSLQSSSFDVLIKGICSTGKVSQAIKLRQMAYYSGTPCNTATHSAIMLELFKLGKAKDVLVALSQMLVEGCSLDLEIYSTLIQSMSSLNQIKDCVLFFNMMVNEGLVPDSDCLFDLLLCIANHSQLCMVSSAIDKLISKSAILNPEIYNMLINGFLKEGNKHEACRLLDLMLEKGWVPDASTHGLLIGSVIREETEKGAFAYDNSAVQDTVSNILAEGLGQM, encoded by the exons ATGATCAGAAGACCCATTTCTCTCGGACGAATCCCCCTCAGGTCTCTCACGCAAACCCTAACTTCTTCACTCTGTTCAAACCCACGACAATCACCATTTCCTTCTACTCCTCAAGCTCTATCTTCCCCGTCATTCCGCATTCTCATCTCGCGTTACTCGTACTCCTCGAAGCAGAACAAGGAGGAAGCAAACGACCTCGTCTCACTCTTCAACAGGGATACCATAACCCCTCCCAAGCTCTTCGTTGTCCAGCCCCGCCTTCGCCCTGATACCTTCTTGCAGGCTAAGCTCAACGAAGCTCTCTGCCTCGCCAACTCTCTCGAGGAACAGCGAGATGGATACTTCGACATCGATTTCTTCGAAAAGGCCTTGCCCTCACATGTTGTTGTTCAAAACCCAGCTGCCAAAGCTCACATGGCTCGCGCAG ACACATATTTTGGGCCAGGGACAGTTGAGACTATCAAATGCAGTCTATATGCTGCTGAATCAAAG GGTGAAGTGGATGCTGTTTTTGTAAATACGATACTCTCTGGGGTTCAGCAACGGAATTTGGAG CGAGCATGGGACAGACCTGTACTAGATCGTGTGGGTCTTATAATAGAGATATTTAATGGTCATGCTTTTATAAAGGAGGCAAAGTTACAG GCTGAATTAGCAGCTCTAACATACCAGAAAACAAGTCTTGTTCACGTACATGGCCTAGATGGACGCTACACTTTTGGAGCAACTGAAGAAGCTGAAGTTGTTAGTGCCTGCGG GAGAGGAAGTGGGGGGCGTGGCTTTATTAGTGGTGCAGGAGAAACAGAACTTCAGCTTCAAAGACGAAG CTTGTTTGCGACAGTTGATCCTAGGTTAAGAAGTGTTATTCTTCCTTCAGTGGCTGTAAAGCTCTCGCCTTTAGCTATTTCCAAGAGAATCCCCAATCGGGTCAATCTAAATGcattcttttcttcagtttcctGCGCTAATGGCATCGATATTTTCCTGGTAAACAATCAGAACCTACCCACCTCGTCTGCTTTTGAACTAAATGTCCAGTTTTTAAGGAATAAGATTTCACCGGATAACTTGATCAGAGTTTTGGACAATACCAGTGATGTAAACTCAGCAATGAGGTTATTCAAATGGGCGACCCTCCAAAAGCCGTTCTCCCACACTGCCGATACTTATTATCGGATAATTCTGAAGTTAGGTATGGCTGGAAATGTTAAGGAGATGGAGGAGCTTTGTCAGAATATGGTCAAAGATAGATGCCCAGGTTGTGAGGAGGCTCTTGTGGCATTGGTTGGTACCTTTGTTAGGCGTTGTAGGCTAAATGAAGCAGTACGGGTTGTTCTTAATATGAATTTTGGTGGTCACAAGCCTGTGATAGATGCATTTAACGCTGTATTGGGTGCTCTAGTGGAGGGGAAGAGAGACCTTCATGATGTGATGTTTGTTTATAAGGAAATGGTGAAGGCAGGAATGGTACCTACGATTGATACATTAAACTGTTTGCTGGAAGCTTTGTTTGAGGCCAATAAGATTGAGTCTGCTTTGGATCAGTTTAGGAGAATGAACAAGAAAGGGTGCAATCCTAATGTGAGGACCTTTGAGATAGTCATAAAGGGTCTTGTTGAGAAAAGCCGGGTGGATGAAGCTGTTATTGTTTTAGGTGAAATGTTTGAACTCGGCAGTCAGCCTGATTTGAGTTTCTATTCCTGCACAATACCTTTATTTTGTAGGGAAAATAAGCCTGAAGAAGGGATTAGGTTGTTTCGATTGATGAGAGCTTCTAAGTTTGTTCCGGATTCATTCATCTGCGAGGCCTTGATGCAGTGTTTGTGTGAGAACCTTGGGCTGGATGATGCAATGATCATTTCCAAAGAGTTGATAGAAAGTGATATAAACCTGTCTGCTAATGTACTTGTGGATATGATAGATGGTTTTTGTAAATTAgggaaaataaatgaagcaATAAAGTTCTTGGAAGGCAAATATGCTTTTGAAACTTCACCACACAATGCATTGCTCAATGGTTGCTGCAATGCCGGTAAATTTTCTGTGGCAAAAGGTCTGATTGAGAAAATGTCTGAGAGGAACATGGCCAACTGCGATTCTTGGAATATTCTGATCAGGTGGCTTAGCGAGAATGCAGGGATTGGAAAAGTATATGAAGTTCTCGGAAAAATGGTAGTATCTTCATGTGTTCCTGACTGTACCACGTACCTGGCTCTAGTTATTGGCAATTGTAGATGGAACAAGTATGATGATGCTCTGAAGCTATTTAGTGAGATTCGTGCGAAATGCTGGGTTTTGGATTCTGTatcttattctaaactagttgAAGGGCTTTGCAGGGTTGAAAGGACTCTAGAGGCTACTGAAGTGTTTTGCTATATGTCTGGTAAAAGATGCTCTCTTCAATCTTCTTCCTTTGATGTGTTGATCAAGGGTATTTGTTCCACAGGAAAGGTCAGTCAAGCAATAAAGTTACGACAGATGGCTTATTATTCTGGTACTCCTTGTAATACTGCAACTCACAGCGCCATTATGCTCGAGTTGTTTAAGCTAGGGAAGGCAAAAGATGTGTTAGTGGCACTCTCACAAATGCTGGTAGAGGGCTGCAGTCTTGATCTGGAAATATATAGCACCCTCATACAAAGCATGAGTTCACTGAATCAAATAAAAGATTGTGTgttgttttttaatatgatgGTCAATGAGGGTTTGGTACCTGATTCTGATTGTCTATTTGATCTACTTTTGTGTATAGCCAACCATTCTCAGCTGTGTATGGTTTCAAGTGCAATTGATAAACTTATTTCTAAGTCTGCAATTCTAAATCCAGAAATTTACAACATGCTGATTAATGGCTTCTTGAAGGAGGGCAATAAACATGAAGCATGTCGATTATTGGATTTGATGTTGGAAAAAGGTTGGGTCCCAGATGCTTCCACTCATGGATTGCTGATTGGATCTGTAATTAGAGAGGAAACAGAAAAGGGGGCATTTGCCTATGATAATTCCGCTGTACAAGATACTGTTAGTAACATACTTGCAGAGGGTTTAGGACAAATGTGA